Proteins encoded within one genomic window of Thalassophryne amazonica chromosome 23, fThaAma1.1, whole genome shotgun sequence:
- the si:dkey-183c6.8 gene encoding protein O-GlcNAcase — protein MEEEKQFLCGVVEGFYGRPWCMDQRKVLFQWMQRWGLNTYLYGPKDDLKHRLLWREVYSPEEEAQLRTLIVEAESRGLRFVYALSPGQDIVFSSSCDVTLLKRKLRQVSDLGCQAFAILFDDIDHSMCQADSEAFSSFAHAQVAVTNEIYQYLGEPPVFLFCPTEYCGSLCSPSVSKSSYLQTVGEDLLPDITVIWTGSKVISKKLSADCLVEVESVLQRPPLIWDNLHANDYDSRRLFLGPFKGRDPQLRSYLRGLLLNPNCEFEANYIPLHTLGSWYRAGKEEMKAEEYEYCPDRALSAALHDWMEELNQPLQAGRQGRQAEQRCSAVMSRSKTPDRSDCPASFRGTSAVAKPLPVFPLNSSSPPSSPTKAKGDRKDKKKRSNQSGQPNHQSSESRPGTPSSGSRGQKGQGRGLCGGKSLLSESQVQLLVGLHYLPHEHGLSAEKLLQDLTWLKTNCHVVSANSKKVPAEKVEEWRGRASRFLSLCEDIAQLHCSVVGGTNRAVLYDLYPYVWDLRNMALVAKAFICWLDGRVLNDGSTLPSWRNCFQWCGKSTGPDLLGVESEPWVFKGGVSGEVQMLLPTGGSSELFTHPPPLFPTSRLYNIRPYHSKDKLELYRLVRQLHLRSQGGPETSAAHPDVIGDRCLGPCLALCPEYSFILEDELGVCGCVLGILDVRSFAKRCQATWMPAMRDKYPPKGGSTHSNTENLLQLMEEDQGEYPDSLLYHFPSQVRLDALPELVDISVSRTLLTAILTALKANGSPGVFCEVQPTDHQRLEFLTKLGFLEILRGEARSREGVVLGRLL, from the exons ATGGAGGAGGAGAAGCAGTTTCTCTGCGGGGTGGTGGAAG GATTCTATGGCAGACCTTGGTGTATGGATCAAAGGAAAGTTCTCTTCCAATG GATGCAGCGTTGGGGTTTGAACACATACCTGTATGGCCCAAAAGATGACCTCAAACATCGGTTGTTGTGGAGGGAGGTCTATTCTCCTGAGGAGGAGG CTCAGTTGCGTACTCTGATAGTTGAGGCGGAGTCCAGAGGCCTGAGGTTTGTTTACGCCCTCTCCCCCGGTCAGGACATCGTCTTCTCCTCTTCCTGTGATGTGACGCTCCTCAAACGTAAACTGAGACAG GTGTCGGACCTGGGCTGCCAGGCGTTCGCCATTCTGTTTGATGACATCGATCACTCCATGTGTCAAGCCGACAGCGAAGCATTTTCCTCATTCGCCCATGCTCAGGTTGCAGTAACCAATGAGATCTATCAGTACTTGGGGGAACCGCCTGTCTTCCTGTTCTGCCCAACAG AGTACTGCGGTTCTctgtgttctcccagtgtttccaAGTCTTCCTACCTCCAAACTGTTGGAGAGGACCTGCTGCCTGACATAACAGTGATATGGACAG GCAGTAAAGTCATCTCCAAGAAACTGTCTGCGGACTGTCTGGTCGAAGTGGAGTCTGTCCTCCAGCGCCCCCCGCTCATCTGGGACAACCTGCACGCCAATGACTATGACTCCAGACGCCTCTTCCTGGGACCATTTAAGGGCCGAGACCCGCAGCTCAGAAGCTACCTGAGGGGCCTGCTGCTCAACCCCAACTGCGAGTTTGAAGCCAACTACATCCCACTACATACGCTGGGAAGCTGGTACAGAGCTGGGAAAGAGGAAATGAAAG cagaggaGTACGAGTACTGTCCAGACAGAGCTCTTTCTGCTGCACTGCATGACTGGATGGAGGAACTCAACCAACCATTACAAGCAG GCCGGCAGGGCAGGCAGGCTGAGCAGCGATGCTCTGCCGTGATGTCTCGCTCCAAAACTCCTGACAGATCAGACTGCCCTGCATCCTTCAGAGGAACCTCAGCTGTGGCTAAACCCCTTCCCGTCTTCCCCTTGAACTCCAGCTCACCACCTTCCTCACCCACTAAAGCCAAGGGCGACAGAAAGGACAAGAAGAAGAGGTCAAACCAATCTGGTCAACCCAACCACCAGTCTTCAGAATCCAGACCTGGAACACCTTCAAGTGGAAGCCGGGGGCAGAAGGGCCAAGGTCGCGGCCTGTGCGGTGGGAAGAGTTTACTGAGTGAGTCCCAGGTGCAGCTGCTTGTTGGCCTTCACTATTTGCCCCACGAACATGGCCTATCAGCCGAGAAATTGCTCCAGGATCTGACCTGGCTAAAAACAAACTGTCATGTGGTCAGCGCCAACAGCAAGAAGGTACCAGCTGAGAAG gtggaggagtggcGGGGCCGGGCCTCCAGGTTCCTGTCCTTGTGTGAAGACATAGCGCAGCTCCACTGCAGCGTGGTGGGTGGCACCAACAGGGCTGTGCTCTATGACCTTTACCCCTATGTGTGGGACCTGAGGAACATGGCACTAGTGGCAAAGGCCTTTATATGTTGGCTGG ATGGGCGAGTCTTGAATGATGGCTCCACTCTGCCTTCCTGGAGAAACTGCTTCCAGT GGTGTGGAAAATCGACGGGGCCAGACCTGCTGGGAGTCGAGTCAGAGCCATGGGTGTTCAAAGGGGGTGTGTCTGGGGAGGTGCAG ATGCTTCTCCCAACAGGTGGCAGTAGTGAACTCTTCACTCACCCACCTCCTCTCTTCCCGACCTCTCGTCTGTACAACATCAGGCCTTACCACAGCAAAGACAAG TTGGAATTGTATCGGCTGGTGCGTCAACTCCACCTGAGGAGTCAGGGTGGTCCAGAGACAAGTGCTGCTCACCCCGATGTCATAGGAGACAG GTGTCTGGGACCTTGCTTGGCACTGTGCCCAGAGTACAGCTTCATTCTGGAGGATGAGTTGGGCGTCTGTGGGTGTGTCTTGGGTATCTTGGATGTTCGGTCCTTTGCCAAGCGCTGCCAAGCTACCTGGATGCCGGCCATGAGGGACAAGTACCCACCTAAAGGGGGTAGCACACACTCCAACACAGAG aatttgctgcagctGATGGAGGAGGACCAGGGAGAGTACCCAGACTCGCTCCTCTATCACTTTCCATCCCAGGTGCGACTGGATGCCCTGCCCGAACTTGTGGACATTAGTGTCAGCCGCACTTTGCTCACTGCCATCCTTACCGCACTCAAGGCCAACG GTTCTCCGGGTGTGTTCTGCGAGGTGCAGCCAACCGATCATCAGAGGCTGGAGTTCCTGACAAAACTGGGCTTCCTGGAGATCCTCAGAGGAGAAGCCAGGAGCAGAGAGGGAGTGGTGCTGGGGAGGCTGCTCTGA